One genomic region from Nocardia vinacea encodes:
- a CDS encoding glycosyltransferase family 2 protein, whose amino-acid sequence MSEPTGQNAPIDAGREALIDSVPASLDDDSEDPSPAQIEAARTPAGTGPGAKIVAVVVTHKRRELLAESLKVLVSQTRPVDHLIVVDNANEPEVAELVAQQPVEATYLGSAHNLGGAGGFALGMLHALTLGADWVWLADDDGRPDGSEVLATLLDCAGRHGLVEVSPVVCDVAEPDRLAFPLRRGVVWRRLRSELGDEDFLPGIASLFNGALISAKAVDLIGVPDLRLFVRGDEVEVHRRLVRSGLPFGTCLQTAYLHPNGAAEFKPILGGRMHTQYPDDPVKRYFTYRNRGYLMSQPGMRKLLPQEWIRFSWFFLVTRRDPAGLREWFHLRSLGRNEQFGKPTPDQKPTDEK is encoded by the coding sequence ATGAGTGAGCCGACCGGGCAGAACGCCCCGATCGACGCAGGGCGCGAGGCCCTGATCGACTCCGTGCCAGCTTCCCTGGACGACGACTCCGAGGACCCCTCACCCGCACAAATCGAAGCCGCCCGTACCCCAGCCGGTACCGGCCCCGGCGCCAAGATCGTCGCCGTAGTCGTCACCCATAAACGCCGCGAACTGCTCGCCGAATCACTGAAAGTCCTTGTCTCCCAGACCCGCCCGGTGGACCACCTGATCGTGGTCGACAACGCCAATGAACCCGAGGTCGCGGAGCTGGTCGCCCAGCAGCCGGTCGAGGCCACCTACCTCGGCTCGGCGCACAATCTCGGCGGCGCGGGCGGTTTCGCGCTCGGCATGCTGCACGCGCTGACCCTCGGCGCGGACTGGGTGTGGCTGGCCGACGACGACGGCCGCCCCGACGGCTCGGAAGTCCTTGCCACCCTGCTGGATTGCGCGGGCCGACACGGTCTGGTCGAGGTGTCGCCGGTGGTCTGCGATGTCGCTGAACCGGACCGTCTCGCCTTCCCGCTGCGCCGCGGTGTGGTCTGGCGGCGGCTACGTTCCGAGCTAGGCGACGAAGACTTCCTGCCCGGCATCGCTTCGCTCTTCAACGGCGCGCTGATCTCCGCCAAGGCAGTGGATCTGATCGGCGTTCCGGACCTGCGGCTATTCGTGCGCGGCGACGAGGTCGAGGTGCATCGCAGGCTGGTTCGCTCCGGTCTGCCGTTCGGCACCTGTCTACAGACGGCCTACCTGCATCCCAACGGCGCCGCCGAATTCAAGCCGATCCTCGGCGGCCGCATGCACACCCAATACCCGGACGACCCGGTCAAGCGCTACTTCACCTACCGCAACCGCGGCTACCTGATGTCCCAGCCCGGTATGCGCAAACTGCTGCCCCAGGAATGGATCCGCTTCTCCTGGTTCTTCCTCGTCACCCGCCGCGATCCGGCCGGTCTGCGCGAATGGTTCCACCTGCGCAGCCTGGGCCGCAACGAGCAGTTCGGCAAGCCGACCCCGGACCAGAAGCCCACCGACGAAAAATAG
- the rfbB gene encoding dTDP-glucose 4,6-dehydratase: MRLLVTGGAGFIGANFVQQTVAGRPDATVTVLDALTYAGNRASLEPVADRIDFVHGDIADLDLVDELVSGVDAVVHFAAESHNDNSLAEPWPFVQTNIVGTYSLLQAVRRHDVRYHHVSTDEVYGDLTPDGPAFDEDTPYNPSSPYSATKASSDLLVRAWTRSFGVRATISNCSNNYGPYQHVEKFIPRQITNLIDGVRPRLYGAGHQVRDWIHVDDHNRAVWDILERGRIGQTYLIGADGELDNKSVVRMILQAFDRDPDDFDHVTDRAGHDQRYAIDATLLRTELGWTPRYSDFRTGLAATIQWYRDNESWWRPAKAGTERAYADAGEQTINA, encoded by the coding sequence GTGCGACTGCTCGTAACCGGCGGGGCCGGGTTCATCGGTGCGAATTTCGTCCAACAGACGGTGGCAGGTCGTCCCGACGCCACCGTAACCGTCCTTGACGCTTTGACCTACGCCGGAAATCGGGCGTCGCTCGAGCCGGTGGCCGACCGCATCGACTTCGTGCACGGTGACATCGCCGATCTGGATCTGGTCGACGAGCTCGTCAGCGGTGTCGACGCCGTGGTCCACTTCGCCGCCGAATCGCATAACGACAATTCCCTCGCCGAACCGTGGCCGTTCGTGCAGACCAATATCGTCGGTACCTACTCCCTGCTGCAAGCGGTACGCCGCCACGACGTGCGCTACCACCATGTCTCCACCGACGAGGTCTACGGCGATCTCACCCCGGACGGACCCGCATTCGACGAGGACACCCCCTACAACCCGTCCAGCCCCTACTCGGCCACCAAGGCCTCGAGCGATCTGCTGGTGCGCGCCTGGACCCGCTCGTTCGGCGTTCGCGCGACGATCTCCAACTGCAGCAACAACTATGGGCCGTATCAGCATGTGGAGAAGTTCATCCCGCGCCAGATCACCAACCTGATCGACGGGGTGCGGCCGCGGCTCTATGGCGCCGGCCATCAGGTGCGCGACTGGATCCACGTCGACGATCACAACCGCGCGGTGTGGGACATCCTGGAGCGCGGGCGAATCGGGCAGACCTATCTGATCGGTGCGGACGGTGAACTCGACAACAAGTCCGTGGTGCGGATGATTCTGCAGGCCTTCGACCGCGATCCGGACGATTTCGATCACGTCACCGACCGGGCAGGTCACGATCAGCGCTACGCCATCGATGCGACGCTGCTGCGCACCGAACTCGGTTGGACGCCGAGGTATTCGGATTTTCGTACCGGGCTGGCCGCCACCATCCAGTGGTACCGCGACAACGAGAGCTGGTGGCGTCCGGCCAAAGCCGGCACCGAACGCGCGTACGCCGATGCGGGCGAGCAGACCATCAATGCCTGA
- a CDS encoding alpha/beta hydrolase yields the protein MVAISGSEFDAGDPGLLMNPDGPSASARLLLATCLGAVRPVLRMFPVSRATIPIGALAIDGLARLRPQPRGVDREQVTLNGFRMEILRPSGGSRALRHGAVLYMHGGGFAVCGLGTHRPIAASLARRTGLPVVNVDYRQLPGNNVSAAIEDCVTAYRWLLRHGADPARIMFAGDSAGGFLAFATALRAIESGLPAPGGLIGLSPLLDLDYAAKRDYMNVARDPYLPLSALEAVVRIGAEVDGVLDPLVSPVNGALASLPPVLLITAEDEVLRYDCELMARRLTAAGVPNALEIWRGQVHAFMAIAPNLPESRMALARVSRFVRARLEQPQQARTA from the coding sequence ATGGTTGCGATCAGCGGGAGTGAATTCGACGCGGGTGATCCCGGTCTGTTGATGAACCCGGACGGTCCGAGCGCATCGGCTCGATTGCTGCTGGCGACCTGCCTCGGTGCGGTGCGGCCGGTGCTGCGCATGTTTCCGGTCAGCCGCGCGACGATTCCGATCGGTGCTCTCGCGATCGACGGTCTGGCGCGACTGCGGCCGCAGCCGCGCGGTGTCGATCGAGAACAGGTGACGCTGAACGGTTTTCGGATGGAGATCCTGCGTCCGTCGGGCGGTTCGCGCGCCCTGCGGCACGGCGCGGTGCTGTATATGCACGGTGGCGGCTTCGCCGTCTGCGGTCTCGGCACCCATCGCCCGATCGCGGCCAGCCTGGCCCGGCGGACCGGGCTGCCGGTCGTCAATGTCGATTACCGCCAACTGCCCGGGAACAATGTCTCCGCTGCGATCGAGGACTGCGTGACCGCCTACCGCTGGCTGCTGCGGCACGGCGCGGATCCGGCCAGGATCATGTTCGCGGGCGATTCGGCGGGCGGCTTCCTCGCCTTCGCCACCGCACTGCGCGCGATCGAGTCCGGGCTGCCTGCGCCGGGCGGGCTGATCGGGCTGAGCCCACTGCTCGATCTGGACTATGCCGCCAAGCGCGACTATATGAATGTCGCGCGCGATCCCTATCTGCCGCTGTCCGCGCTGGAGGCGGTGGTGCGGATCGGCGCCGAGGTGGACGGGGTGCTGGATCCGCTGGTGTCGCCGGTCAACGGCGCCTTGGCGAGTCTGCCGCCGGTGTTGCTGATCACCGCCGAAGACGAGGTGCTGCGCTATGACTGCGAGCTCATGGCCCGCAGGCTGACCGCGGCCGGTGTCCCGAATGCGCTGGAGATCTGGCGCGGTCAGGTACATGCCTTCATGGCGATAGCTCCGAATCTGCCCGAGAGCAGGATGGCATTGGCCCGGGTCTCCCGGTTCGTGCGCGCCCGCCTCGAGCAGCCCCAACAGGCTCGGACGGCTTGA
- a CDS encoding NAD(P)-dependent oxidoreductase, with protein MTEPGSKPLAGRTMIMSGGSRGIGLEIAKRAAADGANITLIAKTDQPHPKLPGTIHTAAAELEAAGGTVLPFVGDVRIDESVAEAVRQTVERFGGIDIVVNNASAIDLSPTDAISMKKYDLMQDINCRGSFLLSKLSIPALRESAAAGRNPHILTLSPPLNLDPKWAGMALGYTIAKYGMSLTTLGLAEELKGDGIAVNSLWPRTTIATAAVKNLLGGEEMIATSRTPDIYADAAYLVLTSPSKETSGNFFLDDEVLGAHGITDLDKYRVIPGDAELTTDLFL; from the coding sequence ATGACGGAACCGGGATCGAAGCCGCTCGCAGGCAGGACGATGATCATGTCGGGCGGCAGCCGTGGCATAGGTCTGGAGATCGCCAAGCGAGCCGCCGCCGACGGCGCCAATATCACCCTGATCGCGAAGACCGACCAGCCGCATCCGAAGCTGCCCGGCACCATCCATACCGCGGCCGCAGAGCTCGAGGCGGCAGGCGGAACCGTACTGCCGTTCGTCGGCGATGTGCGCATCGATGAGTCGGTCGCCGAGGCCGTGCGCCAGACTGTCGAGCGGTTCGGCGGCATCGACATCGTCGTCAACAATGCCTCGGCGATCGACCTGTCCCCCACCGACGCCATCTCCATGAAGAAGTACGACCTGATGCAGGACATCAACTGCCGCGGCAGCTTCCTGCTCTCCAAGCTCAGCATTCCCGCGCTGCGCGAATCGGCCGCAGCGGGCCGCAACCCGCACATCCTGACCCTGTCCCCGCCGCTCAACCTGGACCCGAAGTGGGCGGGCATGGCGCTCGGCTACACCATCGCCAAGTACGGAATGTCGCTCACCACACTGGGTTTGGCCGAGGAGCTCAAGGGCGACGGTATCGCCGTCAACTCGCTGTGGCCGCGCACAACCATCGCCACCGCCGCGGTCAAGAATCTACTCGGCGGCGAGGAAATGATCGCCACCTCCCGCACCCCCGATATCTACGCCGACGCCGCCTACCTGGTGCTCACCTCACCGTCGAAGGAGACCAGCGGCAACTTCTTCCTCGATGACGAAGTCCTCGGCGCACACGGCATCACCGACCTGGACAAGTACCGCGTCATCCCCGGCGACGCCGAACTGACCACCGACCTGTTCCTCTAA
- a CDS encoding glycosyltransferase, whose translation MDSTELRIAAVVPCHNEEASVAKVVADLQAAVPGIVVYVYDNRSTDATAERARAAGAIVRHEYTKGKGNVVRRAFADIEADIYLMIDGDDTYEASAAPLMIKTLLDGPYDHVLGVRKQDQGASAYRSGHETGNKVLNGVVGKVFGENVDDMLSGFRVFSRRFVKSFPAVSREFEIETELTVHSLHLRVPQTAVPVGFRDRPAGSESKLRTYHDGFKILALIIGLARHERPVAFYGLFGTLSWLVSIILTIPIVVEFYNTHEVPRFPTLFLGFTLLLLGSLAWTAGLILDGIRRSRHEAARLVYLRYSAVGADDAHGGDTHTGGAER comes from the coding sequence GTGGACTCCACCGAGCTCCGAATTGCCGCAGTGGTGCCATGCCACAACGAGGAGGCTTCGGTCGCCAAGGTCGTCGCCGACCTGCAGGCCGCCGTGCCGGGAATCGTCGTCTACGTCTACGACAACCGCAGCACCGACGCGACCGCCGAGCGGGCCCGCGCCGCCGGTGCGATCGTGCGCCACGAATACACCAAGGGCAAGGGCAATGTGGTGCGCCGCGCCTTCGCCGATATCGAGGCCGATATCTATCTGATGATCGACGGCGACGACACCTACGAGGCGTCGGCCGCGCCGCTGATGATCAAGACACTGCTCGACGGTCCGTACGACCATGTGCTCGGCGTCCGCAAACAGGACCAGGGCGCGTCGGCGTACCGCTCCGGCCACGAGACCGGTAACAAGGTGCTCAACGGCGTGGTCGGAAAGGTGTTCGGCGAGAACGTCGACGATATGCTCAGCGGCTTCCGGGTGTTCTCGCGCCGATTCGTGAAGAGCTTCCCTGCTGTCTCGCGCGAATTCGAGATCGAAACCGAGCTGACCGTGCACTCCCTGCATCTGCGGGTACCGCAGACCGCGGTTCCGGTCGGCTTCCGCGATCGGCCCGCGGGCAGTGAGAGCAAGCTGCGCACCTACCACGACGGATTCAAGATCCTGGCGCTGATCATCGGCCTGGCCAGACATGAGCGACCGGTCGCGTTCTACGGGCTGTTCGGCACCCTGAGCTGGCTGGTCTCGATCATCCTGACCATTCCGATCGTGGTCGAGTTCTACAACACCCATGAGGTGCCCCGGTTCCCGACGCTGTTCCTCGGATTCACCCTGTTGCTGCTCGGCAGCCTGGCCTGGACTGCCGGCCTGATCCTGGACGGCATCCGGCGCTCCCGGCACGAGGCCGCCCGGCTGGTCTACCTGCGCTACTCCGCCGTCGGCGCGGATGACGCGCATGGCGGTGACACACACACCGGTGGAGCCGAGCGTTGA
- a CDS encoding DUF2142 domain-containing protein: protein MTTSADRTATAANPEPETTDNATAESAAAEPDSSRPNPARDFGRRIVARFGAATVAFTIVVTVFGALFAWITPPFWGHDEITQFGRAYQVAHGGLLPQRIHDDRGISYGGDVPISITQLMGYALHDYSTNPEEPDQMVADPGSYARMEGAAVSKAEEPVWFTNTAAYSPVPYIPAAIGIRVAELFGLNVGAMMLLTRLAGLATYLALVGFGLWALRAHRVQWLAFTVAVLPIAVFQAGTVTADTMTNALAILVSALLVKALFLGDGLGRTETAALLGATLLLPVSKPTYVLLAMLVVLVPTNRFALGGAAGWKRFIPWGFAGLGALAFAVWMKIAGPTTDGMGLMRPQHQWNSVRPSDQLHGILTDPVNFVNTFGESIALRDQRWFTQFFGELGFAYIDVPALTVVACLLAFAVSVGIADLMNTATATFRRTLIVALTMLASVAMIYVTLYMSFTPVDYYIIDGVQGRYFVPLAILALVVLLRWMPLRLTDVRGRTPAKGPAITIIAATLVALIAALWKYYSIVWG from the coding sequence TTGACCACCTCCGCGGATCGAACCGCAACCGCCGCGAATCCGGAACCCGAGACCACGGACAACGCGACAGCCGAATCCGCTGCCGCCGAACCTGATTCGAGCAGACCGAATCCGGCACGTGATTTCGGACGCCGGATCGTGGCCCGCTTCGGGGCCGCGACGGTCGCCTTCACCATCGTCGTCACGGTCTTCGGCGCACTGTTCGCCTGGATCACCCCGCCGTTCTGGGGCCATGACGAAATCACCCAGTTCGGCCGCGCCTACCAGGTCGCGCACGGCGGCCTGCTGCCGCAGCGGATCCACGACGATCGCGGTATCTCCTATGGCGGCGACGTGCCGATCAGCATCACCCAGCTGATGGGCTATGCGCTGCACGACTACAGCACCAATCCGGAAGAGCCGGATCAGATGGTGGCCGATCCCGGCAGCTACGCCCGGATGGAGGGCGCCGCGGTTTCGAAGGCCGAGGAGCCGGTCTGGTTCACCAATACCGCCGCTTACTCGCCGGTGCCGTATATCCCTGCGGCCATTGGCATTCGGGTCGCCGAGCTGTTCGGACTGAACGTCGGCGCGATGATGCTGCTGACCCGCCTCGCGGGCCTGGCCACCTACCTCGCGCTGGTCGGATTCGGTCTGTGGGCCCTGCGCGCGCACCGGGTGCAGTGGCTGGCGTTCACCGTCGCCGTGCTGCCGATCGCGGTCTTCCAGGCGGGCACCGTCACCGCCGACACCATGACCAACGCGCTGGCCATCCTGGTTTCGGCCTTACTGGTCAAAGCACTGTTCCTGGGTGATGGTCTCGGTCGCACCGAGACGGCCGCGCTACTGGGCGCGACCCTGCTGCTGCCGGTCAGCAAGCCGACCTACGTGCTGCTCGCCATGCTCGTGGTGCTGGTGCCGACGAACCGGTTCGCCCTCGGCGGCGCAGCCGGTTGGAAGCGTTTCATCCCATGGGGGTTCGCAGGACTGGGCGCGCTGGCGTTCGCGGTCTGGATGAAGATCGCGGGACCGACCACCGACGGTATGGGCCTGATGCGTCCACAGCACCAGTGGAATTCGGTGCGGCCAAGCGATCAGCTCCACGGAATCCTCACCGACCCCGTGAATTTCGTGAACACCTTCGGCGAGAGCATTGCGCTACGCGACCAGCGGTGGTTCACCCAGTTCTTCGGCGAACTCGGCTTCGCCTACATCGACGTCCCCGCCCTGACGGTGGTGGCCTGCCTGCTCGCCTTCGCGGTCAGCGTCGGCATCGCGGATCTGATGAACACCGCGACCGCCACCTTCCGGCGCACGCTGATCGTCGCACTGACGATGCTCGCGAGTGTCGCGATGATCTACGTGACGCTGTACATGTCGTTCACCCCGGTCGACTACTACATCATCGACGGCGTCCAGGGCCGGTACTTCGTGCCGCTGGCGATCCTCGCGCTGGTGGTGCTGCTGCGCTGGATGCCGTTGCGGCTCACCGATGTCCGCGGCCGGACCCCGGCCAAGGGACCGGCCATCACGATCATCGCGGCCACGCTGGTGGCCCTGATCGCCGCACTCTGGAAGTACTACTCGATCGTCTGGGGCTGA
- a CDS encoding glycosyltransferase, whose translation MDQSATQAVTETNDRPSTAPASLRVDHQAPDRLVLQRGIFTGPSAKVSDELYAVVKGRAHRERLELRLEKGASAHTNTYFGRFAASYWQRWTTVTEVWASMVLDVTKKARVRVVASDIAGHRRIIETAEITTSGPLTLTAPLDQYVDGGALWLEFDAIGGELGISAQTWSATAPDHMRPVAIAICTFNRAADCAETVAALASDAPILEAIDAVYVVDQGTDLVENQARFQETLPIFGDKLRYIRQPNLGGAGGFTRGLYEVSAVNEHADVILMDDDILCEPETVLRLNAFANMTVEPTLVGAQMLFLLNPDYLNVGAEEVHLHELKHGQKVPKALRNTSMLKKNQERRVDAGYNAWWTCLIPAEVVAEIGLPVPIFFQWDDVEYGIRAREHGFVTVTLPNAAVWHADFYWKDYDDWARYFSTRNSLIVGSLHTDLDGKAITRQLFRSLAEHLVAMQYGLVHTTLQGIEDFLQGPKVLRDGGIAALAAARTSRADYTETIKHPAATPPVRSADIQLRRAGGEPSRVTAVLIKRAISQWTGRTQHGLIGVTREDAHWWHVALFDHVVVTDASQSGVRVRQRDKARARALLIRTIRVLRRLRRELPNLTRQYRAAMPELTSRENWERLYGIKPN comes from the coding sequence ATGGATCAGTCGGCTACCCAGGCCGTTACCGAGACAAATGACCGACCTTCGACCGCGCCCGCCTCGCTGCGCGTCGATCACCAGGCGCCCGATCGGCTGGTGCTGCAGCGCGGCATCTTCACCGGTCCGTCGGCGAAGGTGAGTGACGAGCTCTACGCCGTCGTCAAGGGTCGCGCCCATCGGGAACGCCTGGAGCTGAGACTGGAGAAGGGCGCGTCCGCGCATACCAACACCTACTTCGGGCGCTTCGCGGCCAGCTACTGGCAGCGCTGGACCACGGTCACCGAGGTGTGGGCGAGCATGGTGCTCGATGTGACCAAGAAGGCCCGCGTCCGGGTGGTCGCCTCCGATATCGCCGGGCACCGCCGGATCATCGAGACCGCCGAGATCACCACCAGCGGCCCGCTGACCCTGACCGCACCGCTGGACCAGTACGTCGACGGTGGCGCGCTGTGGCTCGAATTCGATGCCATCGGCGGCGAACTCGGCATTTCCGCGCAGACCTGGTCCGCCACCGCGCCCGACCATATGCGCCCGGTCGCCATCGCGATCTGCACCTTCAACCGGGCCGCGGACTGCGCCGAGACGGTAGCTGCGCTGGCCTCCGACGCCCCGATTCTCGAGGCCATCGACGCGGTCTATGTGGTCGATCAGGGCACCGATCTGGTGGAGAACCAGGCGCGCTTCCAGGAGACGCTGCCGATCTTCGGTGACAAGCTGCGGTACATCCGGCAGCCGAATCTCGGTGGTGCGGGTGGCTTTACCCGTGGCCTCTACGAGGTGTCCGCGGTCAACGAGCACGCCGACGTCATCCTGATGGACGACGACATCCTCTGCGAACCGGAAACGGTGTTGCGGCTCAACGCCTTCGCCAATATGACCGTGGAACCGACGCTGGTCGGTGCGCAGATGTTGTTCCTGCTCAACCCGGATTACCTGAATGTCGGCGCCGAGGAAGTGCACCTGCACGAACTCAAGCACGGCCAGAAGGTGCCGAAGGCATTGCGCAACACCAGCATGCTGAAGAAGAACCAGGAGCGCCGTGTCGACGCCGGCTACAACGCCTGGTGGACCTGCCTGATCCCGGCCGAGGTGGTCGCCGAGATCGGGCTGCCGGTGCCGATCTTCTTCCAGTGGGACGATGTCGAATACGGCATCCGGGCCCGCGAGCACGGGTTCGTCACGGTGACGCTGCCGAATGCCGCGGTGTGGCACGCGGACTTCTACTGGAAGGACTACGACGACTGGGCGCGCTACTTCAGCACGCGCAACTCGTTGATCGTCGGTTCGCTGCACACCGATCTCGACGGCAAAGCCATTACCCGCCAGCTGTTCCGGAGTCTGGCCGAACATCTGGTCGCCATGCAGTACGGCCTGGTGCACACCACCCTGCAGGGCATCGAGGACTTCCTGCAGGGGCCGAAGGTCCTGCGCGACGGTGGAATCGCCGCACTGGCCGCCGCCCGCACCAGTCGCGCCGACTACACCGAGACCATCAAGCATCCAGCCGCGACTCCGCCGGTGCGTTCGGCCGATATCCAATTGCGCCGGGCCGGTGGCGAACCGAGTCGGGTCACGGCGGTGCTGATCAAGCGGGCCATCTCCCAGTGGACCGGGCGTACCCAGCATGGGCTGATCGGCGTCACCCGCGAGGACGCGCACTGGTGGCACGTTGCGCTGTTCGACCACGTCGTGGTCACCGACGCCTCTCAGTCCGGTGTACGGGTCCGTCAGCGCGATAAGGCGCGCGCTCGCGCCCTGCTCATCCGCACCATCCGGGTCCTGCGCCGCCTGCGTCGTGAACTGCCCAACCTCACCCGGCAGTACCGCGCGGCAATGCCGGAGCTGACCAGCCGCGAGAACTGGGAACGCCTCTACGGCATCAAGCCGAACTGA
- the rsgA gene encoding ribosome small subunit-dependent GTPase A: MVDHDLLVPYGWTEAVANEYDSLIDDGCVPARVIRMDRSECDVATPTGLTRARCARLFWPERGPSAVTQAASSRPDPLRRGADSEISGLCTGDWVSIDAELNVRQLLPRRGAIMRSAADRRAQGQVLAANVDTVLICSAADGDIDLGRIERMLALAWESSAQPIVVLTKADAALDIPLDEVQAVAPGAVAIAVSADTGSGLDVLTAMLDGTVALIGPSGVGKSTLANALLGQEVFATNAVRAVDKKGRHTTVHRELRPLPGGGTLIDTPGLRGIGLWDAAEGIEKTFSDIESIAAHCRFDDCAHNGEPGCAVQEAIDSGALTQRRFDSYRKLERENAWMAARSDKRLQAEREKAWRDIRKQQRQFYQERSSRR; this comes from the coding sequence ATGGTCGACCACGACCTCCTCGTCCCTTACGGCTGGACCGAAGCCGTTGCCAACGAATACGACTCGCTCATCGACGATGGGTGCGTCCCCGCGCGGGTGATTCGCATGGATCGCAGCGAATGCGATGTCGCGACACCGACCGGACTCACGCGCGCCCGTTGCGCGCGTTTGTTTTGGCCTGAGCGGGGGCCGTCCGCGGTTACCCAAGCTGCCTCCTCCCGGCCTGACCCGCTCAGGCGGGGTGCCGACTCCGAGATCAGCGGACTCTGCACCGGCGACTGGGTGAGCATCGATGCCGAACTGAATGTGCGACAACTGCTGCCGCGCCGCGGCGCGATCATGCGCTCGGCCGCCGACCGGCGCGCACAGGGCCAGGTGCTCGCCGCGAATGTCGATACCGTGCTGATCTGCAGTGCGGCCGACGGCGATATCGACCTCGGGCGGATCGAGCGCATGCTCGCGCTGGCCTGGGAGAGCAGCGCACAGCCGATCGTGGTGCTCACCAAAGCGGATGCGGCGCTGGATATTCCGCTCGACGAAGTGCAGGCCGTCGCGCCCGGTGCGGTTGCCATCGCGGTCAGTGCGGATACCGGATCCGGACTCGATGTGCTCACCGCAATGCTCGACGGCACCGTCGCGCTGATCGGTCCGTCCGGCGTCGGGAAATCGACGCTCGCCAATGCCCTGCTCGGCCAGGAAGTCTTCGCCACCAACGCCGTTCGCGCGGTGGACAAGAAGGGCAGGCACACCACCGTGCATCGGGAGCTGCGGCCGCTGCCCGGCGGCGGCACGCTGATCGATACGCCCGGACTGCGCGGCATCGGACTCTGGGATGCCGCGGAAGGCATCGAGAAAACCTTCAGTGATATCGAATCCATCGCGGCGCACTGCCGATTCGACGACTGCGCGCACAACGGCGAACCCGGCTGTGCTGTACAGGAAGCCATCGACAGCGGCGCGCTAACCCAGCGGCGCTTCGACAGCTACCGCAAACTCGAACGGGAAAACGCCTGGATGGCAGCGCGATCGGATAAGCGGCTACAAGCGGAACGCGAGAAGGCGTGGCGCGATATCCGCAAGCAGCAGCGGCAGTTCTACCAGGAGAGAAGCTCGCGACGCTGA
- a CDS encoding O-acetyl-ADP-ribose deacetylase gives MPLLEGRARHLISGAPGTATIILHRGDITEQRVDAIVNAANSSLLGGGGVDGAIHRAGGPAILGACRDLRASHYGKGLPTGQAVATTGGNMWARWVIHTVGPVWSATEDRSALLASCYRESLRVADELGARTIAFPAISTGVYGWPMDDGARIATETVCHTQTSVQEVRFVLFDERAYTAFKTALR, from the coding sequence ATGCCGCTACTGGAAGGGCGCGCTCGGCACCTGATCTCGGGCGCGCCTGGTACCGCCACAATCATCCTGCACCGGGGTGATATCACCGAGCAGCGAGTCGACGCGATCGTCAACGCGGCCAACTCTTCTCTACTCGGCGGCGGCGGCGTCGATGGCGCAATCCATCGCGCTGGTGGGCCCGCGATTCTCGGCGCCTGCCGCGATCTGCGCGCGTCGCACTATGGCAAAGGGCTGCCCACCGGTCAGGCGGTTGCCACCACCGGGGGCAACATGTGGGCCCGATGGGTGATCCACACCGTCGGACCCGTTTGGTCCGCGACCGAAGACCGCTCCGCCCTCCTCGCCTCCTGCTACCGCGAATCCCTCCGAGTGGCAGACGAATTGGGCGCGCGAACAATCGCCTTTCCTGCCATCTCGACCGGCGTCTACGGCTGGCCGATGGATGACGGCGCCCGCATCGCTACCGAAACGGTGTGTCACACACAAACGTCCGTTCAAGAAGTCCGCTTCGTCCTCTTCGACGAGCGCGCCTACACCGCATTCAAGACTGCACTGCGCTGA
- a CDS encoding GtrA family protein has product MSYPEQPVSFSERSGSPQSTPADEPLTAKVIAALRRGGAFLVVGAIGFLVDAGTYNLLVFWGGEGVLYHAPLPAKIIAIAVATVVTYFGNKWWTFGHKKSDNPGREYLLYAVFNVVAIGLQLGCLGFSRYALDLSSPLSDNISGTLIGQIVAVVFRYWAYDKFVFVGSSDSSANNKQP; this is encoded by the coding sequence GTGTCTTACCCAGAGCAGCCCGTGTCATTCTCCGAACGGTCCGGCTCACCGCAATCGACGCCCGCTGACGAGCCGCTGACCGCGAAGGTGATCGCGGCACTGCGGCGCGGCGGCGCTTTCCTGGTGGTCGGCGCGATCGGTTTCCTCGTGGACGCGGGCACCTACAACCTGCTGGTGTTCTGGGGTGGCGAGGGCGTGCTGTACCACGCACCGCTGCCCGCCAAGATCATCGCGATCGCGGTGGCCACGGTGGTGACCTACTTCGGCAACAAGTGGTGGACCTTCGGGCACAAGAAATCCGATAATCCCGGGCGCGAGTACCTCTTGTATGCCGTATTCAACGTAGTAGCTATCGGCCTGCAACTAGGCTGCCTCGGGTTCTCCCGCTATGCGCTCGATCTGTCTTCACCGCTGTCGGACAACATTTCTGGCACGCTCATCGGCCAGATCGTCGCGGTGGTATTCCGCTACTGGGCCTACGACAAATTCGTATTCGTCGGTTCTTCTGACAGTTCGGCTAATAACAAGCAACCATAA